A region of Mycteria americana isolate JAX WOST 10 ecotype Jacksonville Zoo and Gardens chromosome 11, USCA_MyAme_1.0, whole genome shotgun sequence DNA encodes the following proteins:
- the LOC142415427 gene encoding antigen-presenting glycoprotein CD1d-like produces MQPPRRCLLLFLLLCRLLLCGTWEDLEGTFTIRLLQTSTFENTSFVDTEGLGLLEDIELGSLDKHTWTIRFYQPWVRPALPRSDWDAIENMIKIYLQQFSHLINEGAMQKDVPYPFVAQCMAGCELYPNRTSRAFAYVGYNGQDFLHFNTDNATWLLSQDTSLSRYVQAILQNYTAFSELVEVLFNDTCVDDMEMLLHYGKAALERQETPMATVFARTPRPDQLLLVCRVTGFYPRPISVAWLRDGQEVPPGPALNTSAILPNADLTYQLRSVLAVAPHDGHSYACRVRHRSLGTRSLLIPWGNSEVVLIAGLGAGLLAAVAVAAIAALWVWRRRKHQQMEESESRNSILSKEA; encoded by the exons ATGCAGCCCCCTCGACGCtgcctccttctcttccttctcctctgccgCCTCCTCCTCTGTGGGACATGGGAAGACCTAGAGG GGACCTTCACTATCCGGCTGCTCCAGACCTCCACCTTCGAAAACACCTCTTTCGTGGACACGGAGGGGCTGGGCCTGCTGGAAGACATCGAGCTCGGTTCTCTTGATAAGCATACCTGGACCATCCGCTTCTACCAGCCCTGGGtgcgcccagccctgccccgcagTGACTGGGACGCCATTGAGAACATGATCAAGATCTATTTGCAGCAGTTCAGCCACCTGATCAACGAAGGTGCCATGCAGAAAGATGTGCCCT aCCCCTTTGTGGCCCAATGTATGGCGGGCTGTGAGCTCTACCCCAACAGGACTTCCCGGGCCTTTGCCTATGTGGGCTACAATGGCCAGGACTTCCTCCACTTCAACACGGACAATGCCACCTGGCTCCTCTCCCAAGACACCAGCCTGTCACGGTATGTCCAGGCCATTCTCCAGAACTATACTGCCTTCAGTGAGCTGGTGGAAGTCCTCTTCAACGATACCTGTGTTGATGACATGGAGATGTTACTGCACTATGGGAAGGCAGCTCTAGAGAGACAAG AGACACCCATGGCCACGGTCTTCGCCCGCACACCCAGACCAGACCAGCTCCTCCTGGTTTGCCGTGTCACCGGCTTCTACCCACGGCCCATCAGCGTGGCCTGGCTGCGGGATGGCCAGGAGGTGCCGCCAGGCCCAGCACTCAACACCAGCGCCATCCTGCCCAACGCCGACCTCACCTACCAGCTCCGCAGCGTCCTGGCCGTGGCCCCCCATGACGGGCACAGCTACGCCTGCCGTGTGCGCCACCGCAGCCTGGGCACCCGCAGCCTCCTCATCCCATGGG GGAACTCAGAGGTGGTGCTGATCGCAGGGCTTGGGGCCGGGCTGCTGGCAGCCGTGGCTGTGGCTGCCATCGCAGCGCTTTGGGTGTGGAGACGCAG AAAGCACCAGCAGATGGAGGAATCAGAGTCCAGGAACTCCATCCTGAGCAAAGAAGCTTAG
- the LOC142415698 gene encoding T-cell surface glycoprotein CD1b-3-like has product MWADPEAPRLISCVLQPFPSPSSFPAEPQVFRVLLTSLFTNVSSAEVSGVALLGDVPIFALDPANWSIHFHWPWAHQATAEGDMEKIKSHSKLLLRNVVRYVHEMVQQAQMDYPLVVQIRVGCLLHPNRTSWGFMDVGEGGRDLTAFKVERQCWEPQQPSLLAELVSKSLTSKKAITGLLEHLLSITCQSYILTLCRYGRADLERQETPMATVFARTPRPDQLLLVCHVTGFYPQPISVAWLRDGQEVPPGPALNTSTILPNADLTYQLRSVLAVVPHDGHSYACRVHHRSLGTRSLLIPWENRSTAPTISITITVLLLVATASAGGFWWWKRR; this is encoded by the exons atGTGGGCAGACCCAGAGG ccccccgccTCATCTCCTGTGTCCTGCAgcccttcccatccccatcctcttTCCCAGCAGAGCCGCAGGTTTTCAGGGTGCTCCTGACCAGCCTCTTCACCAACGTCAGCTCTGCCGAGGTGTCCGGGGTGGCTCTCCTGGGGGATGTACCCATCTTTGCACTGGATCCTGCCAACTGGAGCATCCACTTCCACTGGCCCTGGGCCCACCAGGCCACAGCTGAGGGTGATATGGAGAAGATCAAATCCCACTCCAAACTCTTGCTGCGCAATGTGGTCCGATACGTGCATGAAATGGTCCAGCAGGCGCAAATGGACT ACCCATTGGTGGTCCAGATCCGTGTGGGCTGTTTGCTGCACCCCAATAGGACAAGCTGGGGCTTCATGGATGTCGGGGAGGGCGGCAGAGACCTCACAGCTTTCAAGGTGGAGAGGCAGTGCTGGGAGCCCCAGCAACCATCGCTGCTAGCAGAGCTGGTCAGCAAGTCCCTCACCAGCAAGAAGGCCATCACGgggctcctggagcacctcctctccatCACCTGCCAGAGCTACATCCTCACCCTGTGCAGGTATGGGAGGGCTGATCTGGAGAGACAAG AGACACCCATGGCCACGGTCTTCGCCCGCACACCCAGACCAGACCAGCTCCTCCTGGTTTGCCATGTCACCGGCTTCTACCCACAGCCCATCAGCGTGGCCTGGCTGCGGGATGGCCAGGAGGTGCCGCCAGGCCCGGCACTCAACACCAGCACCATCCTGCCCAATGCCGACCTCACCTACCAGCTCCGCAGCGTCCTGGCTGTTGTCCCCCATGACGGGCACAGCTACGCCTGCCGTGTGCACCACCGCAGCCTGGGCACCCGCAGCCTCCTCATCCCATGGG AAAACCGCAGCACAGCTCCAACCATCAGCATCACCATCACAGTGCTGCTCCTTGTGGCCACAGCCTCTGCCGGGGGGTTTTGGTGGTGGAAGCGCAGGTGA
- the LOC142415699 gene encoding antigen-presenting glycoprotein CD1d-like, translated as MPIVPPPDPFVFQCATGCDLYPNGSYTKFYHLAYNAHNFLSFDVDKSRWERWQESELAAQVERQFNTFTGFSASLQHLLNVTCVDHMKKFIEYGRAALERQEPPVATVFARTPRPDQLLLVCHVTGFYPQPISVAWLRDGHEVPPGPALNTSTILPNADLTYQLRSILAVAPHDGHSYACRVRHHSLGTRSLLIPWG; from the exons ATGCCTATTGTCCCCCCACCAGACCCCTTTGTGTTCCAGTGCGCGACCGGCTGCGACTTGTATCCCAATGGCTCCTATACCAAATTCTACCATCTTGCCTACAATGCCCACAACTTCCTCAGCTTTGATGTGGACAAGAGCCGCTGGGAGAGGTGGCAGGAAAGTGAGCTGGCGGCACAAGTTGAGAGGCAGTTCAATACCTTCACTGGTTTCTCTGCgtccctgcagcacctcctcaATGTCACCTGTGTTGACCACATGAAGAAATTCATCGAGTATGGGAGGGCAGCTCTAGAGAGACAAG AGCCACCTGTGGCCACGGTCTTCGCCCGCACACCCAGACCAGACCAGCTCCTCCTGGTTTGCCATGTCACCGGCTTCTACCCACAGCCCATCAGCGTGGCCTGGCTGCGGGATGGCCATGAGGTGCCGCCAGGCCCAGCACTCAACACCAGCACCATCCTGCCCAACGCCGACCTCACCTACCAGCTCCGCAGCATCCTAGCCGTGGCCCCCCATGACGGGCACAGCTACGCCTGCCGTGTGCGCCACCACAGCCTGGGCACCCGCAGCCTCCTCATCCCATGGG GATAG